In one window of Maribacter dokdonensis DSW-8 DNA:
- a CDS encoding CvpA family protein, producing MGLLDILLGLPLIWGLWKGYNNGLFMEIASIVALVAGIFGAIHFSYITGNYLSNHLDWNERNMSIIAFIITLILIIIVVNLAGKLLTKVANFAMLGWLNKIAGGIFGTLKVAILLGAAFIFFDRMDTTLNLLSDETKKESILYQPIKDIGALIFDTVLKTEVMPEESSEESMTI from the coding sequence ATGGGACTTTTGGATATTTTACTTGGACTACCGCTCATTTGGGGTCTGTGGAAAGGATATAATAACGGACTATTCATGGAAATTGCTTCTATAGTAGCCTTGGTAGCCGGTATTTTTGGCGCTATTCACTTTTCATATATAACAGGCAACTATCTATCTAACCATTTAGATTGGAATGAACGTAATATGAGTATTATAGCATTTATAATTACGTTGATCCTTATCATTATAGTAGTGAACCTAGCCGGAAAATTATTGACCAAAGTCGCCAATTTTGCTATGTTAGGGTGGCTGAATAAAATAGCCGGTGGAATTTTTGGCACCTTAAAAGTCGCTATTCTATTAGGGGCCGCATTTATCTTTTTTGATCGTATGGATACCACCCTGAACCTACTTTCAGATGAAACCAAGAAAGAGTCTATACTTTACCAACCCATTAAAGATATAGGTGCGTTGATATTTGATACTGTTCTTAAGACAGAAGTAATGCCAGAAGAGTCTAGCGAAGAATCGATGACAATCTAA
- the glpK gene encoding glycerol kinase GlpK gives MSRQFIISLDQGTTSSRVLLVDHDGIIQGIVQKEFKQIFPKSGWVEHDPKEILDSQMMVLKELLEKEEVKPSEIIGIGITNQRETTVVWDKNTGEPIYNAIVWQDKRTADICEHLKKSGLTEHVKKTTGLVIDSYFSGTKVKWILDNVEGAKKKAQAGDLLMGTIDTWLVWNMTKEHNHVTDYTNASRTMIYDIVNLKWDDKMLKALDIPKTMLPEVKPSSAYFGDYEIDGVKIPIAGIAGDQQAALFGQACFKKGSAKNTYGTGCFMLMNTGEKPQFSKNGLLTTIAYGLNGKVHYALEGSIFIAGAAIQWLRDGLELIDDAKETEELANSIEGENPVYVVPAFAGLGAPYWDMYARGAVFGLTRDTGKAHLAKATLEALAYQTKDILKAMEDDSGIQLKNLRVDGGACANDHLMQFQADILDSEVHRPEIIESTAMGAAFLAGIEVGFWQQSDIDESRPMNKIFTPTFDRVKRKRLYKKWQKAVERSKGWEDEE, from the coding sequence ATGTCAAGGCAATTTATAATATCATTAGATCAAGGTACCACTAGCTCAAGAGTTTTGTTGGTAGACCATGATGGAATTATTCAAGGAATAGTTCAAAAAGAATTCAAACAAATTTTTCCAAAATCGGGTTGGGTAGAGCATGATCCAAAAGAGATTTTAGATTCTCAAATGATGGTTTTAAAAGAGCTTCTTGAAAAAGAGGAAGTAAAGCCTTCAGAAATTATAGGCATTGGTATTACCAACCAAAGGGAAACTACTGTGGTTTGGGATAAAAATACCGGAGAACCTATTTATAATGCCATTGTTTGGCAAGATAAACGTACAGCTGATATTTGCGAACATCTTAAAAAATCCGGTCTTACGGAGCATGTAAAGAAGACTACTGGTCTGGTTATAGATTCCTATTTCTCTGGCACCAAGGTAAAGTGGATTTTGGATAATGTTGAGGGAGCAAAAAAGAAAGCACAGGCAGGAGATTTGTTAATGGGCACCATTGATACCTGGTTGGTTTGGAACATGACCAAAGAACATAATCACGTAACGGACTATACCAACGCATCACGAACTATGATTTACGATATCGTAAATTTAAAATGGGATGACAAAATGCTAAAGGCGTTAGATATACCCAAAACTATGCTTCCAGAAGTAAAACCATCGTCTGCTTATTTTGGCGATTATGAAATTGATGGTGTTAAAATACCTATTGCAGGAATAGCGGGAGACCAACAGGCAGCGCTTTTTGGTCAGGCTTGTTTTAAGAAAGGTTCAGCTAAAAATACCTACGGTACAGGTTGTTTTATGCTAATGAATACGGGAGAAAAGCCACAGTTTTCTAAAAACGGATTGCTGACCACTATAGCTTACGGTTTAAATGGTAAGGTACACTATGCTTTAGAAGGAAGTATTTTTATTGCAGGTGCCGCAATACAATGGTTGCGAGATGGTCTTGAGTTGATAGATGACGCTAAGGAAACAGAAGAACTGGCCAACTCCATTGAAGGTGAAAACCCGGTTTATGTGGTGCCGGCGTTTGCAGGTCTTGGGGCGCCCTATTGGGATATGTATGCAAGGGGAGCAGTATTCGGTTTAACGCGTGATACCGGTAAAGCTCATTTGGCGAAAGCAACACTAGAGGCACTTGCATATCAAACAAAGGATATTTTAAAGGCTATGGAAGATGATTCTGGTATTCAACTTAAGAACTTAAGGGTAGATGGTGGTGCATGTGCTAACGACCATTTAATGCAATTTCAAGCCGATATCTTGGATTCAGAGGTGCATAGACCAGAGATTATTGAATCTACCGCAATGGGTGCGGCATTTTTAGCGGGCATAGAGGTCGGGTTCTGGCAACAGTCAGATATTGATGAGAGTAGACCAATGAACAAAATATTTACCCCAACTTTTGACCGTGTAAAAAGAAAGCGCCTATATAAGAAATGGCAAAAAGCGGTAGAACGCTCAAAAGGTTGGGAAGACGAAGAGTAA
- a CDS encoding glycerol-3-phosphate dehydrogenase/oxidase codes for MENIKFTNLERQKTIGNLESEEFDLVVIGGGITGGGIALDAASRGLKVVLLEKGDFASGTSSKSTKLIHGGLRYLKQFDFWLVKEVGSERAIVHKLAPHLVLPEKMLLPLIENGSYGKWLTSIGLKVYDILAQVSGDDKRKMLEKKEAMKLEPLLPKKILNGAGYYAEYRTDDARLTIENIKTSLLFGAQALNYAKVNDFLYDNEKVAGVKVTDETTGKEFTIKSKYVISAAGPWVDELRSLNNSKKGKQLHLTKGVHLVFPYEKLPVKQSVYFDIPDGRMMFAIPRGKVTYVGTTDTNYNDNKDRVRTDIADAIYLISAVNNMFPDINLELDDIVSSWAGLRPLIHEEGKSASELSRKDEIFVSDTGLISIAGGKLTGYRKMAERVVDRIAKKMEEEYDTELKECYTEKIFLCGNVDFKKFKHVKKYISEVYNNIKDEGFSKHDAWFLVTNYGKQTEKILELYATIVEADSYVRLAKAEVAFGIDYEMVQTPMDFFIRRTGRLYFDIESIRTLMEPILKEFQNKFGVSNDIVESWRTTLEEELKEHSDFSLERG; via the coding sequence ATGGAAAATATAAAATTCACAAATTTAGAACGCCAAAAAACAATAGGTAATCTAGAATCGGAGGAATTTGATTTGGTAGTTATTGGTGGTGGTATCACTGGTGGTGGTATTGCCTTAGATGCTGCCTCGCGTGGATTAAAGGTAGTGCTGCTCGAGAAAGGAGACTTTGCTTCGGGTACAAGTAGCAAATCCACCAAATTAATACATGGCGGACTCCGTTACTTAAAACAATTCGATTTTTGGTTGGTGAAAGAAGTAGGTTCAGAACGTGCTATTGTTCACAAACTCGCTCCACATTTGGTTCTGCCCGAAAAGATGTTGTTACCTTTAATTGAAAATGGGTCTTACGGTAAATGGTTAACGTCAATAGGGCTTAAGGTTTATGATATACTGGCACAGGTATCTGGTGACGATAAACGAAAAATGCTCGAGAAAAAAGAAGCAATGAAATTAGAGCCTTTATTGCCAAAAAAGATACTGAACGGGGCGGGTTATTATGCGGAATATAGAACAGATGATGCCCGTTTGACTATAGAAAACATAAAGACTAGTTTACTTTTTGGTGCACAGGCCTTGAACTATGCTAAGGTAAACGACTTTCTTTATGACAATGAAAAGGTTGCTGGGGTAAAAGTTACAGATGAAACTACGGGTAAGGAGTTTACCATTAAATCTAAGTATGTAATTAGCGCTGCCGGACCGTGGGTAGATGAGCTAAGAAGTCTTAATAATTCTAAAAAAGGAAAACAGCTTCATTTGACCAAAGGGGTACATTTGGTTTTTCCATATGAAAAATTGCCGGTGAAGCAATCGGTTTATTTTGATATACCTGATGGTAGAATGATGTTCGCAATACCAAGAGGTAAAGTTACTTATGTAGGTACAACAGATACCAACTATAATGATAATAAAGACCGCGTAAGAACAGATATTGCAGACGCTATTTATTTAATATCTGCCGTTAACAATATGTTCCCGGATATAAATCTGGAGTTAGATGATATCGTTTCTTCTTGGGCAGGTTTACGACCGTTAATTCATGAAGAAGGAAAATCTGCATCAGAATTATCTAGAAAGGATGAAATTTTTGTTTCAGATACAGGCTTGATCAGTATTGCGGGGGGTAAGTTGACCGGTTATCGTAAAATGGCAGAAAGAGTTGTAGATCGCATTGCCAAGAAAATGGAAGAAGAATACGATACCGAATTAAAAGAATGTTATACAGAGAAGATATTTTTGTGTGGTAATGTGGATTTCAAAAAATTCAAACATGTAAAAAAATACATAAGCGAGGTTTACAATAACATTAAAGATGAAGGCTTTTCAAAACATGATGCCTGGTTTTTGGTAACCAATTACGGTAAGCAGACAGAGAAAATATTAGAACTGTATGCAACCATTGTAGAGGCTGATTCCTATGTAAGGTTGGCAAAAGCAGAAGTAGCATTTGGTATAGATTATGAAATGGTACAAACCCCAATGGACTTTTTCATAAGAAGAACCGGTAGATTGTATTTTGATATTGAAAGCATTAGAACCCTAATGGAACCTATCTTAAAAGAATTCCAGAATAAATTTGGGGTATCTAATGATATAGTTGAAAGTTGGAGAACAACTTTGGAAGAAGAATTAAAAGAGCATTCAGATTTCTCTTTGGAGCGAGGTTAG
- a CDS encoding NAD(P)H-dependent glycerol-3-phosphate dehydrogenase, with the protein MNNDVKFAVLGGGSWATAIVKMLTNNQDRVGWYMRNDEAIEHIKSQKHNPNYLTSVEFRPEQLVLTSDINEIVNYADVLIFAIPSAFLVGELEKLNSSLQEKIIFSAIKGIVPESGLIVGEHFHEVFDIPFENIGVITGPCHAEEVAMERLSYLTIACADTEKAELVANNLACSYIKTSISKDIIGTEYAAMLKNIYAIAAGIAHGLGYGDNFQSVLMSNAIREMKRYTKRIHNLDRNINKSAYLGDLLVTGYSIFSRNRMFGNMIGKGYTVKSAQMEMSMIAEGYYAAKSAFKIKENFTKKVKTPIIDAVYKVLYENKNPKKVFLDLTEKLD; encoded by the coding sequence ATGAACAATGATGTAAAGTTTGCGGTTTTAGGCGGTGGAAGTTGGGCTACGGCGATTGTTAAAATGTTGACCAACAACCAAGATAGGGTAGGTTGGTATATGAGAAACGATGAAGCTATTGAGCATATTAAATCTCAAAAACATAATCCTAACTACCTTACTTCTGTAGAGTTTAGACCAGAGCAATTAGTATTGACTAGCGATATAAATGAGATTGTAAACTATGCAGATGTTCTAATTTTTGCTATTCCTTCTGCTTTTTTGGTGGGTGAATTAGAAAAGCTGAACAGTTCATTACAGGAAAAAATCATTTTTTCGGCCATAAAGGGTATTGTTCCAGAATCTGGGTTGATCGTTGGCGAACATTTTCATGAAGTTTTTGATATACCATTTGAAAACATTGGAGTAATTACAGGTCCTTGCCATGCCGAAGAAGTTGCTATGGAGCGACTTTCCTATTTGACCATTGCCTGTGCTGATACGGAAAAGGCTGAACTGGTTGCCAACAATTTAGCTTGTTCATACATAAAAACCAGTATCAGTAAAGATATTATTGGTACAGAATATGCCGCAATGCTAAAGAATATTTACGCCATTGCTGCGGGTATTGCCCATGGTCTGGGATATGGAGATAATTTTCAAAGTGTATTGATGAGCAATGCAATTCGTGAGATGAAGCGATACACTAAACGCATTCATAACCTAGATCGTAACATTAATAAATCTGCCTATTTAGGCGATTTATTAGTTACTGGGTACTCTATTTTTAGCCGAAACAGGATGTTCGGTAATATGATAGGTAAAGGGTACACCGTAAAAAGCGCACAGATGGAAATGAGTATGATCGCTGAAGGCTACTACGCAGCAAAAAGTGCTTTTAAGATTAAGGAGAATTTTACAAAAAAGGTAAAGACCCCTATCATAGATGCTGTTTATAAAGTTCTCTATGAAAATAAAAACCCTAAAAAGGTTTTTCTAGATTTAACAGAGAAGTTAGACTAA
- a CDS encoding DUF421 domain-containing protein, producing the protein MEIFDPLSIKTVIQICFAALFVYAYMMFITRVTGKRTFAKMTSFDFAVTIAMGSILADAVNKPVDNLMPALISLALLAGLQALFAKLLSSSDAAQQFITNTPILLMENGTILKNNLKKALVSEADLMGKLREANVLQLSQVKAVVFETTGDISVLHSNNPITIDSIIMGDVKSQA; encoded by the coding sequence ATGGAAATTTTTGACCCACTTTCAATAAAAACAGTAATTCAAATATGCTTTGCAGCACTGTTTGTTTACGCATACATGATGTTTATTACCCGAGTTACCGGTAAAAGAACATTTGCAAAAATGACCAGTTTTGATTTTGCAGTGACCATAGCTATGGGATCCATACTTGCAGATGCCGTAAACAAACCGGTAGACAATCTAATGCCAGCTTTAATTTCCTTAGCCTTATTGGCTGGTCTACAAGCTTTGTTCGCTAAATTATTGTCATCTTCTGATGCTGCGCAACAATTTATAACAAACACCCCTATTTTGCTTATGGAAAATGGCACCATATTAAAAAACAACCTTAAAAAGGCATTGGTAAGTGAAGCTGATTTAATGGGTAAATTAAGAGAGGCCAATGTGCTACAATTATCTCAAGTAAAGGCTGTTGTTTTTGAAACTACCGGTGATATTTCTGTACTGCATTCCAACAACCCTATAACCATTGATTCCATCATTATGGGAGATGTGAAATCTCAAGCATAA